From the genome of Streptomyces sp. V2I9:
GGCCCTGGCCCTGGCCCTGGTCCTGGAAACTCCTGTCGGCAGGGGTATGCATGGCCCATCGCGGCGGCCCTCTGTCCGGCCGGACGGAAGATGCCCCCTTTCGGCGTGTGGCGCTCGGCCGTACCGGGTGATCGACTGGTGCGTGGTCCCGCACGGGCGACGGACTGCGGGGCGCCCAGCAGGATTCCGGATCGCCGGGCAGCCGGGCTCCGGGCCGACGGCCGGACAGGCCGACGGGCAGAAGGGTTACGGACTCCGGGTTGCCCGGCAGCCCGACCCCGGATCGACAGGCAGCGGCGGACGACGGCCGGTTGCGGAGAGACGCGGAGACGCATGGATCACCTGGCGGACGACGTCAACGAGGATCTGGTGCGCCGCCACGCGCCCCAGGTCCTCGGCGCGCTCGTCCGCCGGTACGGGCACTTCGACCCGGCCGAGGACGCCGTCCAGGAGGCCCTGATCGCGGCCGCCGAGCAGTGGCCCCGCGACGGGGTCCCCGACAACCCGCGCGGCTGGCTGATCCGGGTCGCCTCCCGCCGGCTGACCGACCGGCTCCGCAGCGACGAGGCCCGCCGCAGGCGCGAGGAGGCGGCAGCCGCCCTCACCCCGGCGGACGCGTTCGTCACCCCGCCGCCCGACGAGGCTCCCGCCGGGCAGGACCGGGCCCCCTCCGAAGCCGACACGCTCACCCTGCTCTTCCTCTGCTGCCACCCCGCGCTCTCCCCCGCCGCCCAGATCGCGCTCACCCTCCGCGCCGTCGGCGGCCTCACCACGGCGGAGATCGCCCGCGCCCACCTGGTGCCGGAGGCGACGATGGCGCAGCGGATCAGCCGGGCCAAGCGCACGGTGCGCGGGATGCGATTCCTGCTGCCGGACACCCGGGACCTCGACCAGCGGCTCGGCGCCGTGCTCCAGGTCCTCTACCTGATCTTCAACGAGGGCTACACCGCCTCCGCCGGCCCCGACCTCCACCGCCCCGACCTGGCGCGCGAGGCGATCCGGCTGACCCGCGCCGTGCGCCGACTGCTGCCCCACGACGGGCGGGTGACCGGGCTGCTGGCGCTGATGGTCCTCACCGAAGCGCGCACCCCGGCGCGTACCGGGGCGGACGGCACGCTGATCCCGCTCGACGAACAGGACCGCGCCCTCTGGGACCGTACGGCGGTCGCGGAGGGCACCGCTCTGGCCGAGGAGGCGCTTTCCCGGGGCCCGGCCGGGGACTACCAGCTCCAGGCCGCCATCGCCGCGCTGCACGACGAGGCGGAACGGGCCGAGGACACCGACTGGCCGCAGATCCTCGCCCTGTACGACCTCCTCGTGCGGTGCACCCCCGATCCGGCCGCCGCCCTCGGCCGGGCGGTCGCCGTGGCCATGGTGCACGGACCACGCGCCGGACTGGCGGAGGTCGAGGCACTGGCGGAGGCCGCCGGGCCGCACTACCGGCTCGACGCCGTACGCGCCCATCTCCTGGAGCGGGCCGGGGACCCGGCCGCCGCCCGCACCGCCTACCGTGCGGCCGCCGACGCCACCCTCAGCGAGCCCGAGGCCCGCTACCTGCGGATGCGTGCGGACCGGCTGGGCGGGTAGCGGCGCAGCCTGCGCCCCGGTTCACCCCCGGCCACCGCCCCGTGATCCCCCACCCTCCGTACTTCCTACGGCCGACAGGGAGAGGCCATCGGCGCAGTACCGGTCGCCGTCGCCCGCCGGGCTCGCGATGATCGGCACCATGACCACGAGCGACGGCGGCACGGACACGGGCAGGCACGAGGACACGGGCGGGGTCACCACCTTGCGGATCGCCCAGAGTCCGGAAGCGGACGCGCTTCTCGGCCGCAGCCCGCTGGCCGCCCTCGTCGGCATGCTCCTGGACCAGCAGGTACCGATGGAATGGGCGTTCACCGGCCCGTACACCCTCGCGGAACGGATGGGCTCGGACGATCTGGACGCGGGACGGATCGCCGCCTACGACCCGGACGCCTTCACCGAACTGTTCACCGCCAAACCGGCGCTGCACCGCTACCCCGCCTCCATGGCCCAGCGGGTGCAGCAGTTGTGCCAGTTCCTGGTGGCGGAGTACGGCGGCGACGCGAGCGCGGTGTGGCGGGACGCCGCGACCGGCGGCGAGTTGCTGAAACGCCTCAACGCGCTGCCCGGTTTCGGCAAGCAGAAGGCGCAGATCTTCCTGGCGCTGCTCGGCAAGCGGTTCGGCGTACGGCCGACGGGGTGGCGGGAGGCGGCGGGTGCGTACGGGGAGGCCGGATCGCATCGTTCGGTCGCCGACATCACCGGCCCGGAGTCGCTCGCCGAGGTACGGGCGTACAAACAGGATGCCAAGGCGGCGGCCAAAGCGGCTGCCAAGGCGGCGAAAGGGTCCGGAGCGGCGAAGAGGACCGGCGGTTCATCGGCCGAAAAGTGATGTGACAAGGGCCGAATCAGGACGACACCACCACCCCACCGAAAAGTTTCGGCCACACCTGTTCCCAGGCGTCACGCCACTCGCTAGCTTTCGAGCACATTCGTTCAGCCGTTCCCTCACCGAGCCGCCCGGCGCACCATCGGAGCGCGGGCGACTCGGGATGCCAGCCGTTCAGACCGGAAGGACTCCTGTGCACGCCATACGTCGCAGAGCTATGGCTGTCGTGGCCGCCACCGCCCTGGCCACGCCGCTCCTGCTGGCCGCGTCCCCGAACCCCGGACGCCCCGCCCCGCACGACCCCGGCAAGGAAGCGGCCAAGCTGTCGCGGAAGCTGGTGAAGAGCGCGTCGGCCGATGACGCGTACCGCCACCTCCAGCAGTTCCAGGCGATAGCCGACTCCGCCGACGGCCACCGCGCCGCCGGTTCGCTGGGCCACGACGCGTCGGCCGCGTACGTCTACCGCCAGCTCCAGCGGGCCGGCTACAAGGTCTCGTACGAGAACTTCCGCTTCACCTACACGGAGACGCTGGCCGAAAAGCTCTCCGTGGTGACGCCGACGCCCCGCGACGTGACGATCAAGGCCATGACGTACACGCCGTCGACGAAGGAGGGCGGCCTGACGGCGGCGCTCGTCGCCGTGCCCGTCGACGGCACGACCGGCTGCGAGGCGTCCGACTACACCGCCGCCGACTTCACCGGGAAGGTCGCGCTGATCAAGCGCGGCGGCTGCTCCTTCGCCGACAAGCAGGCGGCCGCCGCCGGGGCGGGTGCCGCCGGCGCGATCGTCTACAACAACGTCGAGGGCGTGCTCTCCGGCACGCTCGGCGAGGTCGCCGCCGGGAAGATCCCGACCGGCGGGCTCACCCAGGAGGAGGGCGAGAAGCTCGTCCAGGACCTCGCGGCCGGCGAGGTCACGGTCTCCTTCGAGATCCGCGAACTCCAGCAGGACCGCCCGACCCGCAACGTCATCGCGGAGACGCCCGGCGGCGACCCGGCGCGGACCGTGATGCTCGGCGCGCACCTCGACTCCGTGACCGAGGGCCCCGGCATCAACGACAACGGCTCCGGTTCGGCCGGTCTGCTCGATGTCGCCCTGAAGCTGGCGAAGACGAAGAGCAACCCGGCCAACAAGGTGCGGTTCGCCTGGTGGTCGGCCGAGGAGAACGGCCTGATCGGCTCGGAGAAGTACGTCGCGGCGCTCTCCGAGAAGCAGCGCGAGCAGATCGCGCTCTACCTCAACTTCGACATGATCGCCTCGCCCAACGGCGTCCAGTTCGTCTTCGACGGCGACAACTCCGACCAGGTCGGCGAGGGTGAAGGACCGGAGGGCTCGGCCCAACTGGAGCGGGACATCAACGAGTTCCTCGACGGCAAGGGCAAGCCGCACGAGGGCACGGACTTCACCGGCCGCTCGGACTACGGCCCCTTCATCGAGGTCGGCATCCCCTCCGGCGGTACGGACACGGGTGCCGAGGGCATCAAGACGGCGGCCCAGGCGAAGGTGTTCGGCGGCGAGGCGGGGATCGCGTACGACCCCTGCTACCACGCGGCCTGCGACGACCTGGACAACATCGACATGGGTCACTTCGACACCAACATCGACGTGATCGCCAACGCCGTCGGGACGTACGCGCACGACCTGCGCTCCCTCACCCGTCCGGTCACCCCCGACACCGGCTCGGGCACGCCCGGCAGCGGTGGCAGCGGCGGCGGCCTGCGTGAAGGCCACGGACGCGACACGGAGTAGCGGCCGATCGTGAGGCCGGTACGGAGTCCGTCGCAGCCCGCCGGACTCCGTACCGGCCTCACCCGCACGCCTCCGCCGGGAGCGGGAACGGCCCTCCCGGCGCGACGGGCACAGCACTCCCCGCGCGAGGGGCGCGGCCTCCCCGCCCGGCCGAGGCACAGCACTCGCGGAAGCACAGCCATCCCGGCACCCTCCCGGCACCGCCCCCTCGGCACCGCCCTCACGGCACCGCACGACCCGGCATCACGCCCGGATTCGGTGCTATGCACCCTTTGCACCGGCATCACGGCGGGCTTCCCCGGCTGTGCCGGGTGGCCCTTGCCCGGTAGGCTTTCCGTGTGATCTTCAAGCGCATCGGAAATGGGAAGCCATACCCCGACCACGGCAGGGAAAGCACCCGGCAGTGGGCGGACGTCGCGCCGCGTCCGGTTCGCCTGGACCAGCTCGTGACCACCAAGGGCCAGCTGGACCTGGAGACCCTCCTCGCCGAGGACTCCACGTTCTACGGTGACCTGTTCGCCCATGTCGTGAAGTGGCAGGGCGACCTCTATCTGGAGGACGGGCTGCACCGGGCGGTCCGCGCCGCGCTCCAGCAGCGCCAGGTGCTGCACGCCCGCGTCCTCGACCTGGGCTGACACCCGCCCACCCGGGCTGACACCCACCCGGACCGGCACCCCGCGCCCCACCCCGCCGCGCACCCCGCACCACGCGCCACGGGACTACGCGCCCAGGCCCCGCGCGACCGAACAGGCCGCGCGCCTGCCACGAGTCACCGCCCACGCCCCTCCGGCTCCGCTCGGGCCCCAGCACCCGCCCGATCCGGATGCTTCGGGCCTTTCGGGTGCTTTCCCACTCATCCGGGTGCCCTGTGTTGATCATTTAGTACGCATCATCACCGGCCGCATTACGCTGCTTCCATGAGCATGCTCACTCCCCCCGGCATGGGCGGAAAGTACCGCATCACGGGCGACGCCTACCCCCGGATGCGCCGCCCCCGGAACCGCCGCAGGCTGGTCCTCGCGGGCATCGGCGCCGTCGTCGCCCTCGGCCTGGCCGGCTGGGGCACCCTGCAGCTCATCGACGTCTTCACCGGCGGCGACAAGAGCGCTGCCGCGGCCGACCACAAGCGGGACTGCCCCACCGCGAAGCCGTCTGCGGCCCCCGCCAAAGCGCTGCCGAAGCCGGCCGCGATCAAGGTCAACGTCTACAACGCGACGACGCGCAGCGGACTGGCCAAGGACGCCGCCGAGGAGCTCAAGAAGCGTGGCTTCGTCATCGGCGAGGTGGGGAACGCGTCGAAGGAGTACGACAAGAAGGTGCCGGGCACGGGCGTGCTGCTCGGCGCTCCGACCGCGAAGAACGGCAGCTTCACGGTGCTCGGCACGCAGCTGGCGGGCGCGGTGCAGAAGACCGACACCCGCAGGACGGGCGAGGTCGACCTGATCCTCGGGAGGAAGTTCACGGCGTTCAGCACCCCGCAGCAGGCCACGGCGGCGATGGCGGACCTGACGAAGCCGGCCCCGGCCCCGTCCTCCTCCTGCTGACCCCGGACACACGAGGGCGCCCCGTCCCGGCGCCGTACGAGACGACCGTACGGTGCCGGGACGGGGCGCGAAAACGTGCGTGGAGGACCTACTCGGCCGTGCCGTACATCCGGTCGCCCGCGTCGCCGAGGCCCGGCACGATGTAGCCGTGCTCGTTGAGCCGCTCGTCGACGGAGGCGGTGACGACGGTGACCGGGGTCCCGGCCAGCTCGCGCTCCATCACCTCGACGCCCTCGGGCGCGGCGAGGAGGACGACGGCGGTGACATCGTCGGCACCGCGCTTGATCAGCTCCCGGATGGCCGCGACGAGGGTGCCGCCGGTGGCCAGCATCGGGTCGAGGACGTAGACCTGGCGGCCGGAGAGGTCCTCGGGCATCCGGGTGGCGTACGTCTCCGCCTGGAGGGTCTCCTCGTTGCGGATCATGCCGAGGAAGCCCACTTCGGCGGTCGGCAGCAGCCGCACCATGCCGTCCAGCATGCCCAGCCCGGCCCGCAGGATCGGAACGACGAGGGGCCGGGGGTGCGAGAGCTTCACCCCGGTCGTGGCCGTCACCGGGGTCTCGATGTCGACCTGCTCGGTGCGCACGTCCCTGGTGGCCTCGTACGCGAGCAGGGTGACCAGCTCGTCGGCGAGCCGCCGGAAAGTCGGGGAGTCGGTGCGCTTGTCGCGCAGCGTGGTGAGTTTGTGCGCCACCAAGGGGTGGTCGACAACGTGGATCCGCATACGTCAACAGTAACCGCGCCGCCCGTGACTCTGCGCTGGCATCAACCACCTGTTCGGGGGGAAGGTGGGGGCATACGGACCCAGCACTGGGGTGGTGTGTCGATGGCTGACGGGGAACTGCGCCGCAACCCGGCCTCGCGCGCGCCGCGCGAGGAGCGCGGTGCCGAGGGCACGGCGGGTACGACAGGCACGGCGCGCGCGGTCGGCGCAGCGGACACGGCCGGCGCGGCGGGCGGCGCCGAGGACGCGCAGGAGAGTGACGCGGCCCGCCGGCGCCGACGGGCCCAGTTCCTCCGTGAGCTCCACGAGGCCAAGCAGCTGCGCGACCGGGTGCAGCCGCGCCGGGCCCGCGCCGCACGGATGCGGCAGCAGATGCGGATGCGCACGTTCCGCTGGTGAACGAGCGTGCTCCGCCGGCTCGGCCGAGCGTGCCCCGCAGGTGAACCCGGCACGTACCACCGGCGCACTCCCCCGCCGATCGGCGCGTCAGGGCGACGTCCGACCGGGCACTCCTGGAACTGATGGCCGACGCAACGGCCGAAGAGGTCTCGCGCGGCGCTTGTTTCTGCCACGATGCCGATTGGGCGGGGCCCAGGACGGACGGATCACCGTTCGCCCTCCCGTCGGACCGATTCGCCTATGACCAGTGGGAGAGTCACGGTGTACTTCGCCGCACTGCTCGCGCGCACCGAAGACGGGTGGGAAGCGAGCGATACAGAGCTCGACGATGTGGAGACCCTGTCCGATCTGACGGATCTGGCCAGGGAGGCCTCGGTGGACGAGGACACGGTCCTGGTCTACATCGAGCAGGAGGACGCCTGGTTCGGCGTCGTCCGCGTGGACGGTGAGGAGGACCCCCGGATCTACGTCTCGGACGCCTCCGCCGCCGCCCGTTCCTCGTACGGGGAGATCCTGCTCACCGACGAAATGCTCGGCCGCGAACCAGGGGCCGAGGACGAGATCGCCGCCCTGGAGGAGCTCGTCGACCTCGACGGCACGGAGGACGGCGAACCGAACCGTTCCGCCACCGCGGCAGCCGACCAGGACGAAGCCTCCGACCCGGACGCGGTTCCGGCGGGCCCGATCGGGGAACTCGGCCTCCTGGCCGACCTCGGGATGTCCGAGAAGGAACTGCTGACCCTGCAGACCGACGCGCTCGGGGAGATCGCGGAGGCCGTGGGAGCGACGGAGGTCCTGGAGACGGTCCGCTGACCGACCGGACCACCACCACGCCCCCGTCCCCCCACCACACTCACCCACCACTCACCACTCACCACTCACCGACGTCAGTCACTACTCCCTCCCCTCCCTCACCCCTCCCGGCGGGCAGCCGCCACCCCACTCGCGCTCCCTCCCGTCCGTTAGGGTCCGCGGGTGACCGCACGACCGCCGCTCCCCTCACCCGACCCCGGCCGGGAACCCGTACGCGCACCGGTGCCCGACCCCGTACGGGGACCCGTGCCGGAGCCCGACCCCGTACGCGACCCCTGGCAGGGCCCGATGCGCCGCGCCCTGGCGGAGGCGGCGCGGGCGGCGTCGGCCGGCGATGTGCCGGTCGGCGCCGTCGTGCTCGGCCCCGACGGCGCCGAACTGGCCACCGCCCACAACGAACGCGAGGCCACCGGCGACCCCACCGCCCACGCCGAGGTCCTGGCCCTGCGCCGGGCGGCCGAGGCCCACGGCGCATGGCGGCTGACCGGCTGCACCCTGGTGGTCACCCTGGAGCCCTGCACGATGTGCGCGGGCGCCCTGGTCCAGTCACGGGTGGACCGCGTCGTCTACGGCGCCCGCGACGAGAAGGCGGGCGCGGCCGGCTCCCTCTGGGACGTCGTCCGCGACCGCCGCCTGAACCACCGCCCCGAGGTGATCGGCGGCGTCCTGGAGCCGGAGTGCGCCGCCCAGCTGACAGCCTTCTTCCACACCCTCTGACCAGACAGGACACCGCCGCCTGACCAGGCACGCCCCCGCCGCCGGGAACCGATTTCTGTCCACGCCCCGGAATGGTCTAAGCTCTCTCTCGGTAGCGTGTCCGAGCGGCCGAAGGAGCTCGCCTCGAAAGCGAGTGTGGCGTAACCCGTCACCGTGGGTTCAAATCCCACCGCTACCGCTTCTGAACACCCCCTCGATCATGCGGAAACGCGATCGAGGGGGTGTTTGCGTGCGGCACGAGACGGAACACGGCTGGACCGAAATCCCACTCCTGGTGGGAGCGTGCGGTGGGGCTGCCGAGTACGCGCCTCCGGACGAGACCACCGCAAAGAAGAGCGCCACCATTCCCTGGTCGCTTGCGGTCACCTGCGAGCGAGGTCGAAGCCCGCACAGGCTCCCGGGGCTTCTCCCGTTTCGTCTCCGAAGCCGCCGAGCACGCCCTCGCCCCGACCAGGACCAGGGAGAGCGTCGAGGCCCACGAGGACGAACACGGCCCCTTCACCCCCGAGGAGATCGAAGAGGCCCGTCGAGCATGGCACGGGCGAGCAGCCCCGGCGTTCCCCCGCGTCCTCTCATCCTTGATGCACCGCCCCTGTCGCTCCTGGCCTGCGAGGACCGCAGGATCACGCTGATGCCCAAGGTCGCTCAGGCCGAGGGGCACGCGGCCGCGATCTCGACGGTCAGCATCGCCGATGTCCGCAGCATCGGAAAGGCCACGGACCATCCGCGCTGACTCCGCTCCCGGCTCACCTTCATTCCCGCGACCGAGACGGTGGCTGATCGCGCGGCGTATCTGCCGGAGGATGCCGGTCTGGACGGTCACGAGAACAACCGCCGCCCGCTCGCCATCGCAACGGCCGACCTCTGGCAGACAAGCTGCCGGCCCAGGACAGCCACGACTGGCTACGCACCGCCCTGCGCGAAGGCAAGCCCGTGAGTCTCCCGAAGCTCGGGACTCGAACCTCCGACTTCGGGCCCCGAGCTTCGATTTCTTCAACCGATAGGGAAAGAAGGCGGGTTGGGGAAGTCTCTCCCCACTTCCCCAACCCGCCGCCCAAACCCGCAGGCCACGAACTCTCGCCCCCGCGCACGCGGGGCTCCCCCCGTCCGGACCAGTCGTGCGCCTTCCGCAGGCCGGACAGCGGAACGCCCGGCCGCCGTACAGAAGGTGTACGGCGGCCGGGCGTTCCGGTCCACGGATCAGGTCGGGGGAAGCGGCATCGGGGGGACAAGCCGCTTCCCCCGAAGAGAACAGGGCCTACGGCCGGCCGTCGCGGTCAGGGGGAGTCACGCGGCGGCCGGCCCCACAGTGAGGCCCCGTTCCGGCCGGACGGGTCCTGCCAGGTCCCGTCGGGCTCGGTATCCATGCTGCCGGGTCGGGGAGGGCGCGAGGTCCGGCGAAAGACCTCGATGGCGGGGCCATAGGTCCTTAAAGTGCCCATCAGTGATCAAAAACGGCCACCGGATACGACCATCCGTGCGGATACAATCGCCCGATCGCACGTGGGGCCGACGGGGAGGCAGGATTGTGGCCAAGGCAAAGACGATCATCATCTACATACTGGTGGTCTTCGTGCTGTACACGATCATCGTGTCTCCGCGGCGGGCCGCCGAGCTGGTCCAGATAGGGTTCGAGGGCATTTCCACCGCCGCGCAGAGCGTCGGTGACTTCATGTCAGAACTCGTGAAGTAGGAGACCTCCGATGATCCGCCACCTGGTCCTCTTCAAGCTGAACGAGGGCGTCGAGCGCGACGACCCGCGGGTCGTCGCCGGGGACCGGACCTTCCGGGAGCTGGAGGGGCGGATTCCGGAGCTGGAGTTCTGGGAGTGCGCCTGGAACATCACCGACCGGCCGATCGCGTACGACTACGCCATCAACTCCGCCGTCGCGGACGAGGACGCGCTGAAGCGGTACATCGAGCACCCGGCCCACCAGGCCGCCGCCGCACAGTGGCGGGAATTCGCCACTTGGGTGATCGCCGATTACCCCTTCTGACCACTCTCGGCGGCACGGGCGGTGCGTTCCCCCTGCCTGCTTCCCGGACTGGTTCCATCAACCCCTCGCCCCTCGGGCGGGGGGTTCCTTCATGAGCTTTAAACCCATATGCCCACAACACGGCACTATGCGGTGCTTGCACATAGTGCACATGTCTTGTGATGCTATGACCGCTTTTGACGGA
Proteins encoded in this window:
- a CDS encoding RNA polymerase sigma factor, translating into MDHLADDVNEDLVRRHAPQVLGALVRRYGHFDPAEDAVQEALIAAAEQWPRDGVPDNPRGWLIRVASRRLTDRLRSDEARRRREEAAAALTPADAFVTPPPDEAPAGQDRAPSEADTLTLLFLCCHPALSPAAQIALTLRAVGGLTTAEIARAHLVPEATMAQRISRAKRTVRGMRFLLPDTRDLDQRLGAVLQVLYLIFNEGYTASAGPDLHRPDLAREAIRLTRAVRRLLPHDGRVTGLLALMVLTEARTPARTGADGTLIPLDEQDRALWDRTAVAEGTALAEEALSRGPAGDYQLQAAIAALHDEAERAEDTDWPQILALYDLLVRCTPDPAAALGRAVAVAMVHGPRAGLAEVEALAEAAGPHYRLDAVRAHLLERAGDPAAARTAYRAAADATLSEPEARYLRMRADRLGG
- a CDS encoding HhH-GPD-type base excision DNA repair protein; amino-acid sequence: MTTSDGGTDTGRHEDTGGVTTLRIAQSPEADALLGRSPLAALVGMLLDQQVPMEWAFTGPYTLAERMGSDDLDAGRIAAYDPDAFTELFTAKPALHRYPASMAQRVQQLCQFLVAEYGGDASAVWRDAATGGELLKRLNALPGFGKQKAQIFLALLGKRFGVRPTGWREAAGAYGEAGSHRSVADITGPESLAEVRAYKQDAKAAAKAAAKAAKGSGAAKRTGGSSAEK
- a CDS encoding M28 family metallopeptidase; its protein translation is MAVVAATALATPLLLAASPNPGRPAPHDPGKEAAKLSRKLVKSASADDAYRHLQQFQAIADSADGHRAAGSLGHDASAAYVYRQLQRAGYKVSYENFRFTYTETLAEKLSVVTPTPRDVTIKAMTYTPSTKEGGLTAALVAVPVDGTTGCEASDYTAADFTGKVALIKRGGCSFADKQAAAAGAGAAGAIVYNNVEGVLSGTLGEVAAGKIPTGGLTQEEGEKLVQDLAAGEVTVSFEIRELQQDRPTRNVIAETPGGDPARTVMLGAHLDSVTEGPGINDNGSGSAGLLDVALKLAKTKSNPANKVRFAWWSAEENGLIGSEKYVAALSEKQREQIALYLNFDMIASPNGVQFVFDGDNSDQVGEGEGPEGSAQLERDINEFLDGKGKPHEGTDFTGRSDYGPFIEVGIPSGGTDTGAEGIKTAAQAKVFGGEAGIAYDPCYHAACDDLDNIDMGHFDTNIDVIANAVGTYAHDLRSLTRPVTPDTGSGTPGSGGSGGGLREGHGRDTE
- a CDS encoding type II toxin-antitoxin system VapB family antitoxin produces the protein MIFKRIGNGKPYPDHGRESTRQWADVAPRPVRLDQLVTTKGQLDLETLLAEDSTFYGDLFAHVVKWQGDLYLEDGLHRAVRAALQQRQVLHARVLDLG
- a CDS encoding LytR C-terminal domain-containing protein — protein: MGGKYRITGDAYPRMRRPRNRRRLVLAGIGAVVALGLAGWGTLQLIDVFTGGDKSAAAADHKRDCPTAKPSAAPAKALPKPAAIKVNVYNATTRSGLAKDAAEELKKRGFVIGEVGNASKEYDKKVPGTGVLLGAPTAKNGSFTVLGTQLAGAVQKTDTRRTGEVDLILGRKFTAFSTPQQATAAMADLTKPAPAPSSSC
- the upp gene encoding uracil phosphoribosyltransferase is translated as MRIHVVDHPLVAHKLTTLRDKRTDSPTFRRLADELVTLLAYEATRDVRTEQVDIETPVTATTGVKLSHPRPLVVPILRAGLGMLDGMVRLLPTAEVGFLGMIRNEETLQAETYATRMPEDLSGRQVYVLDPMLATGGTLVAAIRELIKRGADDVTAVVLLAAPEGVEVMERELAGTPVTVVTASVDERLNEHGYIVPGLGDAGDRMYGTAE
- the tadA gene encoding tRNA adenosine(34) deaminase TadA → MRRALAEAARAASAGDVPVGAVVLGPDGAELATAHNEREATGDPTAHAEVLALRRAAEAHGAWRLTGCTLVVTLEPCTMCAGALVQSRVDRVVYGARDEKAGAAGSLWDVVRDRRLNHRPEVIGGVLEPECAAQLTAFFHTL
- a CDS encoding Dabb family protein, which produces MIRHLVLFKLNEGVERDDPRVVAGDRTFRELEGRIPELEFWECAWNITDRPIAYDYAINSAVADEDALKRYIEHPAHQAAAAQWREFATWVIADYPF